A window of Magnolia sinica isolate HGM2019 chromosome 13, MsV1, whole genome shotgun sequence genomic DNA:
ctaaatctcttactctttctttcttactctaatctctctacaattatttcaattatgtttattttttgtattttataagttgtgcttactttttgtaaattaagttgtaagttataacttgtaagttgtttcaagttatccatttatcattaaaatttatttgttcaaagtttataataattagttatcttttaatgtagcttgttgattgttttgttaaaatttatataatataatataagtaattaaatatatcactttatgaaacactcaaactataatgaaataagtaaaataacccaatccaatcatgtgtactaattagatgattttttccctcttttttttaaaataatttttagttttttttttttaaaaaaaatatgccatggcatatgcgattgtgcgatcgcatatgcgaacaaCATATGTTGATCGCAtgaaatcgcatatgcgatttgacaacattaggTGTGGGCCACGGTGCATATGCACTGGTTTGGAGATCAATaagatccattcattaggtggtccGGTCCGCATGTAAATGTAGAATGTTGAGCTTCTTATACTTGCGTGGTCCATATGATAATCGAATGGGCCTGATATTTTGTTGTGGGCATTTttgcgatgggacccaccttacaaaTGGCTAGTGAATCATCCTACAATTTCTCATTAGTATTCTCAATACTACTGCTGGGGATGCAAATGGGCTGGATTGTTCAGGCCCAGTTTGCTTTCGTCCTGATTTGGGTTTGAGCCTACAGGCCTGATAACTGATTGATCCTGGCCTGGCCTTGATTCAACAAGCCCTATAGGATGGCCGTACAgtatggcccaatcaaatctaacgctaaaatgagaactgtacaatTTTTGAGATCTAACAAGAAAATAAGATAAAGAattgttgtaaaaaaaaaaaaaaaagatgagaatTGTCACAAAATGCATGCTTTTCATAGACCTCAAAATCTTATTGGGGTTTGCTTATGTTTGCTTTAGGATCTCTAGTCCTAGAGTTGACAGAGGCCCCATTTGCAGTGTATAGTGTCTGGGTTTCAACTTCTGATTGTGAAATGACCCTCTTTGATTTGGCAATGGAAAAGAAGAAGCCATCTTGTTTAGATGTTTGAAGCATTTCGCCAATTAGTTGTAGTTTTTATATCAGATAATATTGTAATAACACAAATCTGGATTCATTTCATCAGGAAGCTTTTAGTCGATATTTGCATATGCATGAATAGTTTAACTGGGTACATCAACTCTAAATTTGGAGAGCTTTGAACACTCTGCTTACTTGGATGTGTTTACACAAACACATAAGATTCCTAGGAATCTGAAGACGACTAAGTAACCTTCTGGCTTTTACTTTCGTAAGAGCAATTGAATGTGTTTAGGGACTTTCTGCATTACTTTCGTAAGAGCAATTGAATGTGTTTAGGGACTTTCTGCATGTCCACTACATCCTTTTATAATAATCACTATTACATAAATGTTTTTCAGCTTATTGCATGTTTTGTATTTGCAGGTAGTACATGGACTATTTCGCGCATTTGTTGGAGTATCTAGTATCTTTTTTCATGCGGACAGAACCCCCTTGCAAGACCTGGATAGAAATTTTCAAAAGGTTCTCATTATGTCTCTTAAAAGTGCTTGGATTATTTCCATACACTTTATCTTGCTTGCTAATATGGTGAAAATTTATGTATTTGCATCGTCTAAAACTAATTATGGACATAATTGCGAAGATATGCAGCACGCAACATGCGTTTTTTCTTCATTGCCTAAAATTGTTCATTTGAAGAGTGTCTACCAAGGCATGGTGCTGAATTTATTGTAGCGCCCCCATTTTATGATTATACCCATCCAAAATATGGTATTCTCAATCTTGCCACAAAGCTTCCAAAGGGTTGCTTGAAGCCTAACCTAGGAACCAAAACATACATTGCATATGGATCCTGCAAGGAGCTtgggagaggtgattcagtgACGAAACTGCATTGTGATGTCTGATGTGGTATGTATATTGTCAATCATGTAGATTTATAACTTCATTTACTTTTGCAcaactcactcactctctctctctatgttttGTTTTGCTAAACTAATGTAGTTTGTGTATATCTTTAGTTTGCCTTCGTAGTCCACAATCACTTTTCATCTGGCACAATTTCACTTGTTCAATGGCTCTCCGTATTCCTTGTACTTGTCTACCTCATTCCTTGTTACTCATCGCTATTGGATTATATGCAGACATCTATAGTTTTCCACCTATTGTCATGCTAGTGACATTGCTTACTACTTTGTAGTTATTCCAGGACTGCTACTGTTGGCTTTAGAGTAATGTGCACTTGGATCAAACCATAGTTCAAGACTCTAGTTACTTCATAGTCAATAGCTGGCCTCGGTATTTTGAAAATATGCAATCTCAtcacatatacattatagtgatTCCCACGTGATGCTAGCACGACACCTTTGAGCCCTTCAGACATTGTGTGAaaggccaaactaccccaagaATAGCTATAGAAGTCTTCTAAAGAGTCAactaggtaataattatttacctaggtaattacggcatctttcccaatgcaaaTATGGCAACTTAcatttttaacacttaaattgagaattttatgaAATCAATATAGGGCACATCGGGATGTATGTGACTTAtgcacaccgctcatttgttatgttagttgaatttagggcatgagtaaaaaattgaggccgatccaaagctcaaggggaccacaccaaggaaacaatgggaatcgaatgcttaccattaaaaacttcttacggcccttaaaagttttggatcaagcttatatttgtgttttccccttatccatgtctgtgtgaccctatgaacaggttagatgataaaaaaacctcaatgtggacCCGGTGAAGTAAAcattttttaatgatggacaaaTTAAAGCCATTGTTTCCTTACATATGGGgcatttgaacattggatctacctcattttttggctcatgccttaaaatgctctaataaaatagatggacggtgtggatatatcatatacattacggtggagtCCAtagatttaagtcaacacttttgtatcgattttcgaggttgaattactctcacattttcaaagaaGGTgagaagtaataattacttatttacaagGATTTACATGTAACATGGGTTTATGGGAAATTGTTTAAATATACCTGCAATTTGTTGCTTCTTCGATGGAGGCACCATTTTCGTCCTTTCTtgagatgaaaaaaaatgaagaagatgaagtaactgtggggtgtacacaaaccgagatagctcggtcaactcgctcgactcggctcaaaaaagctcgaattagcttggttcgaagctgagttcgatctgagtcgaactggtttttagagctcgaaaatgagttcaagctggccccaactcgactcgactcaattcgaTATATAGCTCgaacccagctcgactcggttaaGTAGTATAagtaaaagaacaaaaaaagaagaagaaatgtgcATTCTCTGATGTTTCGGTAGGAATTCCAGAAATGAATATGTGTAATTGAAGTAAatgcaaaatagaaaacaaagcaATGGGTATTCTTTGATGTTGcgcaccaagtgtttgatgaaatgattcaacgaagtgtcggctggtggcaaggaaggtatatttcatcaaacaaatccctttttttttccttgattttgatgttgcttataaggtgtttgatgaaatacctgtaaaaccgctGCTGGTGTTTTACATTTAGTGATAATTTGAAGgtacagtccatgtgtttgtgaaaatgctacataggtgaactcggctcgatcttggctcgaactcagctcgaacgggcccgagctgctgatcgaacggagccgagctagccagtcaggctcgaggaccgagccgggttcgagctggggccagctcgattTGGTTCGACtagatgtacacccctaagtaaCAATTTGTAGTAGCAAGTATAATCTCATTcgaaagaagaaatagaaagaaatgaGAAGATGAGAGTAGAGATTTCAGAAATGGATTTTTGTTGGTTAGTGTATCCACATACGAAGAGGAGGGAAGATTTTGGGTTTTGGTGGGTAGGGCATTCTCGTATGAAGGGATAGAAGATTTCAGAAAAGGGGTTTGTATTGCAGGGGTATTCTCATCCAAGAAAAAGGCAATGATTCcgtttgggaaagtaaagtttgggtgcTCCAGAAAAGCcggtgggtaaaaggtgagatttacGGTGGTAAAAAAACTCTTATCCCACTCCAATACCGAACTCAAATATATGAAGCTGCTTATCTATAGCACACAAATAGGAGAGAGAATTGGGGAGAAGGTGGGCCAAGGGTGTCTACACAGCAGAGTGGACTGGTGATCAAATCTCAAGCATCTAAATGGGTTTTGTGCATCATTCGATTATCATGGCTAAGGTCTGTGCTTGATCTCCATTCCTGATTGTGGTTTTTCGGTTTGATAATATTGCATATGTATGCATTTCATTACCCTAGATCtagaatcctaaccattcattgtCTTCCATGAAAGTTTACATGGATCAAATTGAACAGAAAATCATAGCCATCGCTTTTTCTCTATTGAATGTTTAAGTCTAACCATTTACATATTTTACTTCCATTTGAAGGCCACCTCTATAATGTCCAACACCACCCCTCAATGCAAATTTCAAACCTGGGCTAATGAGATGGATGTTCTAGATCGACTGATCCATACGCCATGTAACAAGTATCATGCAATAAGTGTCTGTCAAGCGATCATCTACTCATGTAAAATCCATACCTTCATCATTTCCAATATGCATTTCTATTCAAGTGATCATAGCTCACCAGTAATCTCCACATGTACATGATCCATCCTTGAAATGGTGGAACCGTCGCACGTCCCTAACCATGATCTCCCGCCCCACGATCTTTGAAATGTACTTGGTGGCCACATGACAATCATTGCAGACTCTAAGGTTCTTGGTGACCCGAATCATTGCACCTGGAGGGGTGTTAAGAATGCCGAATGCGATGGCCAACCTCTCGCTGTGTCCGCACAACAGCGACTCTTTCTCCTCCTCCCCTACATTGTGAAGGACACACGAAGTGTCTGGCACATAACCTTCCTTTTTCATCCTCTCCGATAACTCCTCAAGAAGCCCATGGAGCTCAGCACTTTGCGGATGGGACCCATCCCCAGCTATGAACTTGTGCACCTTGTCCCCAGCCTCGATCCAACTGCACCCGGGCTCTTTCTTCACTCCACTTTCCTTCATGTTCTTCCTCACCTCCGTTGCCTCAGCCCAAAGCCCAGCTGATGCGTATATGTTCGAGAGGAGCACGTAGTGGCTAGCCACATTCGGCTCTAATTGTAGGAGGTTTTCGGCTGCGATCTTCCCAAGTTCTACGTCTCCATGTATTCGACATGCCCCAAGCAAGCTACTCCATGCCCCTGCTCGACAGGTGCCAGAGGGCATGGTCGTGATGAGCTGGTGGGCCTCCTCCAGTTTCCCTGCCCGGCCGAGTAGATCCACAATGCACGCGTAGTGGTCTGGTGTAGGTTCGATGCCGTTGTCCTCTTTCATCCTGGAGAACATCTCTAGCCCTTGGCTCACCATCCCAGAGTGGCTGCAGGCGGCAAAGAGTGCAATGTATGTGACCTCATTAGGCTTCACTTCTTCCTTAGTCGCCATGTCCTTGAATAGCTCTACCGCTTCCTCTCCATGCCCATGCATCCCATAAGCCATGATGAGGACGTTCCATGTGATTACATTTCGTTTGGGCATCCGATCAAACACCCTCCTTGATAACACTAGGCAGCCGCTCTTCGCATACATGTCGACCAGAGCACTCCCCACCGTGACATCAGAGACTAATTCATGTCGAATGGCATATGCATGGATCTCTTTCCCCTTTGCGAGGGCCGCTAGCACTGCACATCCAGGAAGAACAGTCATGAGTGTTATCGAATTCGGCTTATATGGAACCTTATTGCCAATGCCACTGCCTTCTTCCTTTGCTTTTATTGCTACCTGCATTTCGCTTAGCAGATGAAGCGCATCGTCATGACGCCCATTTATAACATACCCCGTGATCATTGTGTTCCATGAAACCAAATCTCTATCATCCATCCCTTGGAAGATCTTTTGTGAAACTTCCAATTTCCCCACTCTAGAGTACATGTCCATGAGAGCATTCTGCACATACCGATCGCCCTCAAAGCCCCGCTTCAGCACATACCCGTGGATATCTTCTTTACGGGAGAATGCTTCGCAGCGCACACAAGCAGGCAGCACGCTTGCCATCGTCGTGGGATTTGGACAAAGACCTGCAACCGCTTCCATCTGAATGAAGAGCCTCAGAGCCTCCTTGTCAAGCTCATTTTGTGCATACCCACTGATCATAGCATTCCAAAGCCCAACCCTCCATTCTGAAATCCTATCAAACACCAGACGACCACTCTCAACTCGCCCACAATTACAATACATGTCAACTAGCGCACTGCCcacataagaattttcaaagaggCTATCGTTCCTCAGGGCAAAGGCATGGATTTCCTTCCCAAAATCTAACATCTCCAAATGGGAGCAAGCTGGCAGCACGCTCGCAATCGTGACCCCATCTGGCTTGACCCCAGCGAGCGTCATG
This region includes:
- the LOC131223466 gene encoding pentatricopeptide repeat-containing protein At3g57430, chloroplastic-like: MIMSTVLPPSLPLSPPSSRQNQLPSFQNRPFQFPPSITSKPPTPPSSWIETLRSHTRSNRFQEALSVYMEMISAGIPPDNFAFPAALKSATGLHDLNSGKQLHAAAVKYGYSSSSVTVANTLLSMYGKCGDLGDVYQVFDRIPHRDQISWNSMIAALCQSEEWGLALEAFRVMQVEQVEPSSFTLVSVALACSHLNGWDGVRLGKQIHGYGLRTGYFYSDDRTFTSNALMAMYAKLGRVDDSCTVFERFDKRDLVSWNTMISSYTQNDRFVEALALLRHMTLAGVKPDGVTIASVLPACSHLEMLDFGKEIHAFALRNDSLFENSYVGSALVDMYCNCGRVESGRLVFDRISEWRVGLWNAMISGYAQNELDKEALRLFIQMEAVAGLCPNPTTMASVLPACVRCEAFSRKEDIHGYVLKRGFEGDRYVQNALMDMYSRVGKLEVSQKIFQGMDDRDLVSWNTMITGYVINGRHDDALHLLSEMQVAIKAKEEGSGIGNKVPYKPNSITLMTVLPGCAVLAALAKGKEIHAYAIRHELVSDVTVGSALVDMYAKSGCLVLSRRVFDRMPKRNVITWNVLIMAYGMHGHGEEAVELFKDMATKEEVKPNEVTYIALFAACSHSGMVSQGLEMFSRMKEDNGIEPTPDHYACIVDLLGRAGKLEEAHQLITTMPSGTCRAGAWSSLLGACRIHGDVELGKIAAENLLQLEPNVASHYVLLSNIYASAGLWAEATEVRKNMKESGVKKEPGCSWIEAGDKVHKFIAGDGSHPQSAELHGLLEELSERMKKEGYVPDTSCVLHNVGEEEKESLLCGHSERLAIAFGILNTPPGAMIRVTKNLRVCNDCHVATKYISKIVGREIMVRDVRRFHHFKDGSCTCGDYW